The genomic segment TGGGCTGCTGGCTCATCTGGTTTCAGGAAGAACTGATGATCGGGAATGCCGCAGGCGAATCGAGTGATTTCCGCTTGCGATTTCCGGCCCATTTGCGGACGCGGCATGCGGTTGTGCAGCGGACTGAATCTGGCGACTGGCTCAATATGATTGGAGAGTGCCGGGTGAATGACTCGCCCGTTCTTCTCAGGCAGCCCTTATTTCCCAAGGATCGAATTCAGTTGGGCGAGGAGTTGAAACTCAGTTGGAACCGCCCCAACCCGCTGAGCGGAACAGCGGTGTTGAGTTTCGAAAATCAGCGGACGGCGGATCATCTGGATGGAGCGGTGCTGTTTCAGGAAACCTGTCTCATCGGCGCCGGCAAGCAAACGCACATCCGTTGTCGACACTGGGAACAGGCATGCATTTTGTTTGCACGGGGCGGAGAATTGTGGCGGCGGACTCAAGACAGCCAGGAAATCGGGCCGGTGGTTGCCGGCGAGCCCTTCAGCGTGGGACAATGGCGGATGCGAATCGAGACGCTCACGGATTTGCGATAATTCATGAACCGGAAGATGTCCCGCGTCGTTGAGATGGCGAGAGAGTACGAGATCAATTGCTGTGGTTTTCCCTGGAAAATCGAAATTCGAAGCACGAAATTCGAAACAAATTCCAATGCTCAAAATTCAGAAGGAGCGAACCCTCCTGAGTTTTTGCGTGATTGGAATTTTGGATTTGTTTCGGATTTGAGATTTCGTGCTTCGGATTTCCAGAGGCAGCGAAGTTCCTGAATTGTCGGATGCCCTGATACCCGGCACGATGTCAGACTCAGAAACGTCAATCGGAAAGCGTTTCTATGAAATTCACATTCCCCCCCGAATCGCGGCCGCTCCCCGGCTTTACGATCAAGCGCGCGATCTATCGGGGAGGATTCGGCGAAGTCTATTACGCGATCACGGACGCCGGACGCGAAGTGGCGCTGAAGTTGTTGCAGAACAACTCGGACATCGAACTGCGCGGGGTCCAGCAGTGTTTGAACCTGTCGCATCCGCATCTGGTGACGATCTTCGATATCCGGCAAGACGCGGACGGCGACCACTGGATCGTAATGGAGTACATCGCCGGCGAGACACTCGACGCCGCGATTCGCAAGTATCCCCAGGGGATGCCGGTTGAAACTGTCCGTAAATGGCTGCCCGGCCTGGCCGACGGGATTGAGTTCCTGCATCGTCGCGGGCTGGTCCATCGAGACCTCAAGCCGGCCAACGTCTTTCTCGATGGCAACGTCGTGAAAATTGGCGACGTGGGCCTTTCAAAATTCATCGCACCGAGCCAGCGGAGCGCCCAGACGCAGAGCGTGGGGACCGTCTATTACATGGCCCCGGAAGTGGCGAAAGGCTGCTACGGCAAAGAAGTCGACGTCTATGCCGCCGGCGTGATGCTGTTCGAAATGTTGACCGGAGACGTCCCCTTCGATGGAGAGTCGACAGGCGAGATCCTCATGAAGCATCTCACGGCGGCTCCTGACTTGAGCCGACTGCCGCCGCGATTGCGACCCGTCATTGGCAAGGCATTGCAGAAATCGCCCGAGCAGCGGTATGCCGGATTGCCGGAACTGCAACGGGCATTCGACGCCGCCGTGCTGGGAAAAGAAGACGCCGCACCTGAAGTCACGGCGGAACCTCGCTCAAAACGTCCCTACGCCGAGTCACGCGATTTTTATCGTCCAACTCACAATGGCGAGTTACCTGCCTGGGGACGGAAGTGGGACAAGCAGAACCTGTTTGCCCTGGGTTTGGTTGCGTTTGTATTGCCCATGCTGCTGCTCGGCGTGTTGCGAGCAGGTCGATTGAGCTTGGGAATCGTCGCAATTCCGGGCGTGACCTTTGCGGCCTTTGCCTTTGCAGCGGGGGTCTTCATTGCGATCAAAGGGAGTCGCATGGCTCAGCATTCGCAAAGGCCGCCCAGCAGCACATTGACGGCAAACAACTTTCAGCAACCGCCTGCTCAGACCAGAATCCGCCCGCCGGTCCTGCGCTTCTCTCAAGCGTGTGGGGCGGCCAGTCTGCTCGCGCCGATCACGATCGTATTGAGCGGCCTGCTGGCGACATTCAAGCCGTCGATGTTTGCGGTGAAGTCAGGTGTAACTCTCAATCCGGGACTGGTCGGATTCTTTGTCCTCGTGGCGATTTCTATCGGCTGGGGAGCGATGTTTCTCGCCTGGCTGCAGGCCCAATCTCCGCGCGTTCCCGTCTCCCGCTGGGTGATGGCCGTTGTGGGGGCAGGCATTGGACTGGCGGCGTGGGGCATCGACCAATACCTGCTGATCGATCTCTCGACGACCGGCGAAAATCGGGCGTTCGCGATCCTCAATCGGATTGGAGAACACCCCTTGATCGATTCCGGCCACGGTCCGACGCTGGTCGGGTATG from the Planctomicrobium piriforme genome contains:
- a CDS encoding FHA domain-containing protein, which codes for MSADGAIISLTKTPGCRAWIDGVGCWLIWFQEELMIGNAAGESSDFRLRFPAHLRTRHAVVQRTESGDWLNMIGECRVNDSPVLLRQPLFPKDRIQLGEELKLSWNRPNPLSGTAVLSFENQRTADHLDGAVLFQETCLIGAGKQTHIRCRHWEQACILFARGGELWRRTQDSQEIGPVVAGEPFSVGQWRMRIETLTDLR
- a CDS encoding serine/threonine-protein kinase, which produces MKFTFPPESRPLPGFTIKRAIYRGGFGEVYYAITDAGREVALKLLQNNSDIELRGVQQCLNLSHPHLVTIFDIRQDADGDHWIVMEYIAGETLDAAIRKYPQGMPVETVRKWLPGLADGIEFLHRRGLVHRDLKPANVFLDGNVVKIGDVGLSKFIAPSQRSAQTQSVGTVYYMAPEVAKGCYGKEVDVYAAGVMLFEMLTGDVPFDGESTGEILMKHLTAAPDLSRLPPRLRPVIGKALQKSPEQRYAGLPELQRAFDAAVLGKEDAAPEVTAEPRSKRPYAESRDFYRPTHNGELPAWGRKWDKQNLFALGLVAFVLPMLLLGVLRAGRLSLGIVAIPGVTFAAFAFAAGVFIAIKGSRMAQHSQRPPSSTLTANNFQQPPAQTRIRPPVLRFSQACGAASLLAPITIVLSGLLATFKPSMFAVKSGVTLNPGLVGFFVLVAISIGWGAMFLAWLQAQSPRVPVSRWVMAVVGAGIGLAAWGIDQYLLIDLSTTGENRAFAILNRIGEHPLIDSGHGPTLVGYVAFFVGLFGLRSWTKLTALDRPVRFSVGAVVKTLVLAWIVTWVVAFPVPWGIAWGAVAACALQLSSPWQVPSRRSGSPVPSHVAV